From Ovis canadensis isolate MfBH-ARS-UI-01 breed Bighorn chromosome 10, ARS-UI_OviCan_v2, whole genome shotgun sequence, a single genomic window includes:
- the WBP4 gene encoding WW domain-binding protein 4 isoform X3: protein MADYWKSQPKKFCDYCKCWIADNRPSIEFHERGKNHKENVAKRISEIKQKSLDKAKEEEKASKEFAAMEAAALKAYQEDLKRLGLESEISEPSVSPVTSTVSPTSASNQQKEKKKKKKDPSKGRWVEGITSEGHHYYYDLITGASQWEKPEGFQGNLKKATGKTVWIEGLSEDGYTYYYNTETGESRWEKPDDFIPHSGDLPSSKVNEKSLGTLEESKSSDSHGESDGEQEAEKEKKKEEIPTETQKLIIKFKEKNKNSNKRTEPETQKEKNTQGKNSSGPSEEKPKEKNTQGKNSSGSNEEKPKAHKKPNPYGEWQEIKPEVESHEEVDLELPSTENECVSTSEADAAGEPQLVFKEKTVTSLGVVADGVAPVFKKRRIENGKSRNLRQRGDDQ from the exons AT ggcaGACTACTGGAAGTCACAACCAAAGAAATTCTGTGATTACTGCAAGTGTTGGATCGCGGACAATAGGCCT AGCATTGAATTTCATGAAAGAGGAAAGaatcataaagaaaatgtggcgaAGAGGATCAGTGAG ATTAAACAGAAAAGCCTGGATaaggcaaaggaagaagaaaaggcctCAAAGGAGTTTGCTGCAATGGAGGCAGCTGCCCTGAAAGCATACCAGGAGGATTTGAAAAGGCTTGGCTTAGAGTCAG AGATCTCAGAGCCAAGCGTGTCACCAGTAACCAGCACGGTCTCACCCACCTCTGCATCAAatcagcagaaagaaaagaagaaaaagaaaaaagaccctTCAAAGGGCAGATGGGTAGAAGGCATTACCTCGGAGGGTCACCATTACTATTATGATCTTATCACAGGAG CATCTCAGTGGGAGAAACCTGAAGGATTTCAAGGAAACTTAAAAAAG GCAACAGGAAAGACTGTGTGGATAGAAGGGCTAAGTGAAGATGGCTATACCTATTATTATAATACAGAAACGGGGG AATCCAGATGGGAAAAACCTGATGATTTCATTCCACACTCCGGTGATCTGCCTTCTAGTAAAGTCAATGAAAAGTCACTTGGCACCCTAGAAGAGTCCAAATCATCAGATTCACATGGTGAGTCTGATGGCGAACAAgaagcagaaaaggagaaaaaaaaagaagagatccCAACAGAAACACAGAAGCTAATAATAAAGTTTAAG gaaaaaaataaaaatagtaataaaagaaCTGAaccagaaacacagaaagaaaaaaatacccaaGGGAAGAATTCATCAGGTCCAAGTGAagaaaaacccaaagaaaaaaatacccaAGGGAAGAATTCATCAGGTTCAAATGAAGAAAAACCCAAAGCTCATAAAAAGCCAAACCCATATGGAGAATGGCAGGAAATTAAACCAGAAGTTGAGTCCCA tGAGGAGGTAGATTTGGAGCTTCCAAGCACTGAAAATGAATGTGTATCAACTTCGGAGGCTGATGCTGCTGGGGAACCCCAActggtttttaaagaaaaaacagtcaCTTCTCTTGGAGTCGTGGCAGATGGAGTGGCCCCAGTCTTCAAAAAGAGAAGAATTGAAAATGGAAAGTCTAGAAATTTAAGGCAACGAGGTGATGATCAGTAA
- the WBP4 gene encoding WW domain-binding protein 4 isoform X2, protein MADYWKSQPKKFCDYCKCWIADNRPSIEFHERGKNHKENVAKRISEIKQKSLDKAKEEEKASKEFAAMEAAALKAYQEDLKRLGLESEISEPSVSPVTSTVSPTSASNQQKEKKKKKKDPSKGRWVEGITSEGHHYYYDLITGASQWEKPEGFQGNLKKATGKTVWIEGLSEDGYTYYYNTETGESRWEKPDDFIPHSGDLPSSKVNEKSLGTLEESKSSDSHGESDGEQEAEKEKKKEEIPTETQKLIIKFKEKNKNSNKRTEPETQKEKNTQGKNSSGPSEEKPKEKNTQGKNSSGSNEEKPKAHKKPNPYGEWQEIKPEVESHCSTWGPVPQPRIEPGPSALGTQSLSHWTAREVPGLGFNPGNITAVMVWLTKLFNFSLRLSLRLCKNNEKPRMNTPSTSGAANLLGKHRCWQSKGK, encoded by the exons AT ggcaGACTACTGGAAGTCACAACCAAAGAAATTCTGTGATTACTGCAAGTGTTGGATCGCGGACAATAGGCCT AGCATTGAATTTCATGAAAGAGGAAAGaatcataaagaaaatgtggcgaAGAGGATCAGTGAG ATTAAACAGAAAAGCCTGGATaaggcaaaggaagaagaaaaggcctCAAAGGAGTTTGCTGCAATGGAGGCAGCTGCCCTGAAAGCATACCAGGAGGATTTGAAAAGGCTTGGCTTAGAGTCAG AGATCTCAGAGCCAAGCGTGTCACCAGTAACCAGCACGGTCTCACCCACCTCTGCATCAAatcagcagaaagaaaagaagaaaaagaaaaaagaccctTCAAAGGGCAGATGGGTAGAAGGCATTACCTCGGAGGGTCACCATTACTATTATGATCTTATCACAGGAG CATCTCAGTGGGAGAAACCTGAAGGATTTCAAGGAAACTTAAAAAAG GCAACAGGAAAGACTGTGTGGATAGAAGGGCTAAGTGAAGATGGCTATACCTATTATTATAATACAGAAACGGGGG AATCCAGATGGGAAAAACCTGATGATTTCATTCCACACTCCGGTGATCTGCCTTCTAGTAAAGTCAATGAAAAGTCACTTGGCACCCTAGAAGAGTCCAAATCATCAGATTCACATGGTGAGTCTGATGGCGAACAAgaagcagaaaaggagaaaaaaaaagaagagatccCAACAGAAACACAGAAGCTAATAATAAAGTTTAAG gaaaaaaataaaaatagtaataaaagaaCTGAaccagaaacacagaaagaaaaaaatacccaaGGGAAGAATTCATCAGGTCCAAGTGAagaaaaacccaaagaaaaaaatacccaAGGGAAGAATTCATCAGGTTCAAATGAAGAAAAACCCAAAGCTCATAAAAAGCCAAACCCATATGGAGAATGGCAGGAAATTAAACCAGAAGTTGAGTCCCA ttgcagcacttggggtccagttccccaaccaaggattgagccggggccctctgcattgggaacacagagtcttagccactggactgccagggaagtccctggcctgGGTTTTAATCCAGGTAATATTACTGCCGTAATGGTTTGGTTgaccaagttatttaacttctctctaAGGCTCAGCCTCCGCCtctgtaaaaataatgaaaagccaAGAATGAATACCCCATCAACTTCAGGGGCTGCTAACCTTCTTGGAAAGCACCGTTGTTGGCAATCTAAGGGAAAGTAG
- the WBP4 gene encoding WW domain-binding protein 4 isoform X1 — protein sequence MSDWQTTGSHNQRNSVITASVGSRTIGLKVVSLLYHQPKFDYLLSQIISLWPFSHIQELDIELSIEFHERGKNHKENVAKRISEIKQKSLDKAKEEEKASKEFAAMEAAALKAYQEDLKRLGLESEISEPSVSPVTSTVSPTSASNQQKEKKKKKKDPSKGRWVEGITSEGHHYYYDLITGASQWEKPEGFQGNLKKATGKTVWIEGLSEDGYTYYYNTETGESRWEKPDDFIPHSGDLPSSKVNEKSLGTLEESKSSDSHGESDGEQEAEKEKKKEEIPTETQKLIIKFKEKNKNSNKRTEPETQKEKNTQGKNSSGPSEEKPKEKNTQGKNSSGSNEEKPKAHKKPNPYGEWQEIKPEVESHEEVDLELPSTENECVSTSEADAAGEPQLVFKEKTVTSLGVVADGVAPVFKKRRIENGKSRNLRQRGDDQ from the exons ATGTCGGATT ggcaGACTACTGGAAGTCACAACCAAAGAAATTCTGTGATTACTGCAAGTGTTGGATCGCGGACAATAGGCCT GAAAGTTGTGAGCCTTCTTTATCATCAGCCCAAATTTGATTATCTACTAAGCCAAATTATTTCTCTCTGGCCCTTCAGTCACATTCAGGAACTGGACATTGAGTTG AGCATTGAATTTCATGAAAGAGGAAAGaatcataaagaaaatgtggcgaAGAGGATCAGTGAG ATTAAACAGAAAAGCCTGGATaaggcaaaggaagaagaaaaggcctCAAAGGAGTTTGCTGCAATGGAGGCAGCTGCCCTGAAAGCATACCAGGAGGATTTGAAAAGGCTTGGCTTAGAGTCAG AGATCTCAGAGCCAAGCGTGTCACCAGTAACCAGCACGGTCTCACCCACCTCTGCATCAAatcagcagaaagaaaagaagaaaaagaaaaaagaccctTCAAAGGGCAGATGGGTAGAAGGCATTACCTCGGAGGGTCACCATTACTATTATGATCTTATCACAGGAG CATCTCAGTGGGAGAAACCTGAAGGATTTCAAGGAAACTTAAAAAAG GCAACAGGAAAGACTGTGTGGATAGAAGGGCTAAGTGAAGATGGCTATACCTATTATTATAATACAGAAACGGGGG AATCCAGATGGGAAAAACCTGATGATTTCATTCCACACTCCGGTGATCTGCCTTCTAGTAAAGTCAATGAAAAGTCACTTGGCACCCTAGAAGAGTCCAAATCATCAGATTCACATGGTGAGTCTGATGGCGAACAAgaagcagaaaaggagaaaaaaaaagaagagatccCAACAGAAACACAGAAGCTAATAATAAAGTTTAAG gaaaaaaataaaaatagtaataaaagaaCTGAaccagaaacacagaaagaaaaaaatacccaaGGGAAGAATTCATCAGGTCCAAGTGAagaaaaacccaaagaaaaaaatacccaAGGGAAGAATTCATCAGGTTCAAATGAAGAAAAACCCAAAGCTCATAAAAAGCCAAACCCATATGGAGAATGGCAGGAAATTAAACCAGAAGTTGAGTCCCA tGAGGAGGTAGATTTGGAGCTTCCAAGCACTGAAAATGAATGTGTATCAACTTCGGAGGCTGATGCTGCTGGGGAACCCCAActggtttttaaagaaaaaacagtcaCTTCTCTTGGAGTCGTGGCAGATGGAGTGGCCCCAGTCTTCAAAAAGAGAAGAATTGAAAATGGAAAGTCTAGAAATTTAAGGCAACGAGGTGATGATCAGTAA
- the WBP4 gene encoding WW domain-binding protein 4 isoform X5 has product MEAAALKAYQEDLKRLGLESEISEPSVSPVTSTVSPTSASNQQKEKKKKKKDPSKGRWVEGITSEGHHYYYDLITGASQWEKPEGFQGNLKKATGKTVWIEGLSEDGYTYYYNTETGESRWEKPDDFIPHSGDLPSSKVNEKSLGTLEESKSSDSHGESDGEQEAEKEKKKEEIPTETQKLIIKFKEKNKNSNKRTEPETQKEKNTQGKNSSGPSEEKPKEKNTQGKNSSGSNEEKPKAHKKPNPYGEWQEIKPEVESHEEVDLELPSTENECVSTSEADAAGEPQLVFKEKTVTSLGVVADGVAPVFKKRRIENGKSRNLRQRGDDQ; this is encoded by the exons ATGGAGGCAGCTGCCCTGAAAGCATACCAGGAGGATTTGAAAAGGCTTGGCTTAGAGTCAG AGATCTCAGAGCCAAGCGTGTCACCAGTAACCAGCACGGTCTCACCCACCTCTGCATCAAatcagcagaaagaaaagaagaaaaagaaaaaagaccctTCAAAGGGCAGATGGGTAGAAGGCATTACCTCGGAGGGTCACCATTACTATTATGATCTTATCACAGGAG CATCTCAGTGGGAGAAACCTGAAGGATTTCAAGGAAACTTAAAAAAG GCAACAGGAAAGACTGTGTGGATAGAAGGGCTAAGTGAAGATGGCTATACCTATTATTATAATACAGAAACGGGGG AATCCAGATGGGAAAAACCTGATGATTTCATTCCACACTCCGGTGATCTGCCTTCTAGTAAAGTCAATGAAAAGTCACTTGGCACCCTAGAAGAGTCCAAATCATCAGATTCACATGGTGAGTCTGATGGCGAACAAgaagcagaaaaggagaaaaaaaaagaagagatccCAACAGAAACACAGAAGCTAATAATAAAGTTTAAG gaaaaaaataaaaatagtaataaaagaaCTGAaccagaaacacagaaagaaaaaaatacccaaGGGAAGAATTCATCAGGTCCAAGTGAagaaaaacccaaagaaaaaaatacccaAGGGAAGAATTCATCAGGTTCAAATGAAGAAAAACCCAAAGCTCATAAAAAGCCAAACCCATATGGAGAATGGCAGGAAATTAAACCAGAAGTTGAGTCCCA tGAGGAGGTAGATTTGGAGCTTCCAAGCACTGAAAATGAATGTGTATCAACTTCGGAGGCTGATGCTGCTGGGGAACCCCAActggtttttaaagaaaaaacagtcaCTTCTCTTGGAGTCGTGGCAGATGGAGTGGCCCCAGTCTTCAAAAAGAGAAGAATTGAAAATGGAAAGTCTAGAAATTTAAGGCAACGAGGTGATGATCAGTAA
- the WBP4 gene encoding WW domain-binding protein 4 isoform X4: MEAAALKAYQEDLKRLGLESEISEPSVSPVTSTVSPTSASNQQKEKKKKKKDPSKGRWVEGITSEGHHYYYDLITGASQWEKPEGFQGNLKKATGKTVWIEGLSEDGYTYYYNTETGESRWEKPDDFIPHSGDLPSSKVNEKSLGTLEESKSSDSHGESDGEQEAEKEKKKEEIPTETQKLIIKFKEKNKNSNKRTEPETQKEKNTQGKNSSGPSEEKPKEKNTQGKNSSGSNEEKPKAHKKPNPYGEWQEIKPEVESHCSTWGPVPQPRIEPGPSALGTQSLSHWTAREVPGLGFNPGNITAVMVWLTKLFNFSLRLSLRLCKNNEKPRMNTPSTSGAANLLGKHRCWQSKGK; this comes from the exons ATGGAGGCAGCTGCCCTGAAAGCATACCAGGAGGATTTGAAAAGGCTTGGCTTAGAGTCAG AGATCTCAGAGCCAAGCGTGTCACCAGTAACCAGCACGGTCTCACCCACCTCTGCATCAAatcagcagaaagaaaagaagaaaaagaaaaaagaccctTCAAAGGGCAGATGGGTAGAAGGCATTACCTCGGAGGGTCACCATTACTATTATGATCTTATCACAGGAG CATCTCAGTGGGAGAAACCTGAAGGATTTCAAGGAAACTTAAAAAAG GCAACAGGAAAGACTGTGTGGATAGAAGGGCTAAGTGAAGATGGCTATACCTATTATTATAATACAGAAACGGGGG AATCCAGATGGGAAAAACCTGATGATTTCATTCCACACTCCGGTGATCTGCCTTCTAGTAAAGTCAATGAAAAGTCACTTGGCACCCTAGAAGAGTCCAAATCATCAGATTCACATGGTGAGTCTGATGGCGAACAAgaagcagaaaaggagaaaaaaaaagaagagatccCAACAGAAACACAGAAGCTAATAATAAAGTTTAAG gaaaaaaataaaaatagtaataaaagaaCTGAaccagaaacacagaaagaaaaaaatacccaaGGGAAGAATTCATCAGGTCCAAGTGAagaaaaacccaaagaaaaaaatacccaAGGGAAGAATTCATCAGGTTCAAATGAAGAAAAACCCAAAGCTCATAAAAAGCCAAACCCATATGGAGAATGGCAGGAAATTAAACCAGAAGTTGAGTCCCA ttgcagcacttggggtccagttccccaaccaaggattgagccggggccctctgcattgggaacacagagtcttagccactggactgccagggaagtccctggcctgGGTTTTAATCCAGGTAATATTACTGCCGTAATGGTTTGGTTgaccaagttatttaacttctctctaAGGCTCAGCCTCCGCCtctgtaaaaataatgaaaagccaAGAATGAATACCCCATCAACTTCAGGGGCTGCTAACCTTCTTGGAAAGCACCGTTGTTGGCAATCTAAGGGAAAGTAG